One Flavobacterium sp. 90 DNA segment encodes these proteins:
- a CDS encoding DUF294 nucleotidyltransferase-like domain-containing protein yields the protein MKNTISHRVADFLKDFPPFSFLHQKDLEKLSEQISIVYKDKDAVIFAENDKTHDSFYVVHKGAVALKKNQKNNVLDMCDEGDIFGLRPLLAQENYIMEAVAYEESILYAIPIAVFKPYALENRTVGNFLIESYASNTRNPYSDIHKDKLYGDDLVHEHLHSNRDSFDLQPIKYSKKIVTCSPSTTAKDVAKIMNKNKVGAILIVDEMLPIGIITDKDLRNKIVTGDFSILTTAETIMTKPVITYPKKMTVTEAQMAMMKSNISYLCLTKDGTINTKAVGILSKHDVMVALGNNPAVLIKALKRAKKPKEIKPIRARIMQLLQGYLDQNIPMTLISKIITELNEACTTRVIEICLGKMSSPPPVKFAWLALGSQGRSEQMLHTDQDNAIVYENVSDVFKDETKVYFSKFATLVNKGLFDIGYDYCPAEMMASNPKWCMSLDEWKSKVHHWITNPGKNEVLLSFIFFDYSVTYGDTVITSQLSDYIFETVKANPIFYVHLVSGALQSPSPTGFFRQFLVEQDGANKDNFDIKRRALMPLTDAARVLILSHSVKGISNTAERFEKLAELEPNNRDLYLSCSYSFKALLKFRTKQGLLHNDSGQFIALESLSKMEKIKLKRTFKTIKELQELISVRFNISNVV from the coding sequence ATGAAAAATACAATTTCGCATAGAGTTGCTGACTTTTTAAAAGACTTTCCGCCTTTTAGTTTTTTGCATCAAAAGGACTTAGAAAAGCTATCTGAACAAATTTCTATTGTCTACAAAGATAAAGACGCCGTTATATTTGCAGAAAATGATAAAACGCATGATTCCTTTTATGTTGTTCATAAAGGTGCGGTTGCGCTCAAAAAAAATCAGAAAAACAATGTTCTTGACATGTGCGATGAAGGTGATATTTTTGGATTGCGTCCGCTTTTGGCACAGGAAAACTACATTATGGAAGCTGTAGCTTATGAAGAAAGCATTTTATACGCCATTCCTATTGCAGTTTTCAAACCTTATGCTTTAGAAAATAGAACTGTTGGTAATTTCCTTATCGAAAGTTACGCCTCAAATACTCGTAATCCCTATTCTGATATTCATAAAGATAAATTATATGGCGATGATTTGGTTCATGAACATTTGCACTCTAACAGAGATTCATTTGATTTACAGCCAATAAAATATTCCAAAAAAATTGTCACTTGTAGTCCGTCTACAACTGCTAAAGACGTTGCCAAAATCATGAATAAGAATAAGGTTGGCGCTATACTAATCGTAGATGAAATGCTGCCAATTGGTATTATTACGGATAAAGATTTACGCAATAAAATAGTAACCGGTGATTTTTCGATCCTGACAACGGCAGAAACCATTATGACGAAACCGGTTATTACATATCCCAAAAAAATGACGGTCACTGAGGCGCAAATGGCAATGATGAAAAGTAATATTAGCTATTTATGTCTCACAAAAGATGGAACTATAAATACTAAAGCTGTCGGGATTTTATCCAAACATGATGTTATGGTGGCTCTGGGAAATAATCCTGCCGTTTTAATAAAAGCTTTAAAAAGAGCCAAAAAGCCAAAAGAAATTAAACCTATTCGTGCCCGAATAATGCAATTGCTTCAGGGATATTTAGATCAAAACATTCCGATGACTTTGATTTCTAAAATTATAACGGAGCTAAATGAAGCTTGTACGACGCGTGTTATCGAAATTTGCCTCGGAAAAATGAGTAGTCCTCCACCAGTAAAATTTGCCTGGCTGGCTCTTGGAAGTCAAGGCCGAAGCGAGCAAATGCTGCACACCGATCAGGATAATGCTATTGTGTACGAAAATGTATCTGATGTTTTTAAGGATGAAACAAAAGTCTATTTCTCGAAATTTGCTACATTAGTCAACAAAGGTTTATTTGACATTGGTTATGATTATTGTCCTGCCGAAATGATGGCTTCGAATCCTAAATGGTGCATGAGTCTTGATGAATGGAAAAGTAAAGTACATCACTGGATTACAAATCCGGGGAAAAATGAAGTTTTATTATCTTTTATTTTCTTCGATTACAGTGTGACTTATGGTGATACTGTAATTACAAGTCAACTTTCTGATTATATTTTTGAGACTGTTAAAGCGAACCCTATTTTTTATGTCCATTTAGTGAGCGGCGCTTTGCAAAGTCCTTCTCCTACTGGCTTTTTTAGACAGTTTTTAGTAGAACAAGATGGCGCAAACAAAGATAATTTTGATATTAAAAGAAGAGCTTTAATGCCTCTTACTGATGCTGCACGTGTTTTGATTCTGTCTCATTCTGTAAAAGGTATAAGTAATACAGCAGAACGTTTTGAAAAATTAGCTGAATTAGAACCTAATAACAGAGATCTGTATTTGTCTTGTTCTTATTCTTTTAAAGCTTTATTGAAATTTAGAACCAAACAAGGACTTTTGCATAATGATTCCGGACAATTTATTGCTTTGGAATCTCTATCTAAAATGGAAAAGATAAAACTAAAAAGAACTTTTAAAACCATAAAAGAACTTCAGGAATTGATTAGCGTAAGATTTAATATTTCAAACGTAGTATAG
- a CDS encoding DNA gyrase/topoisomerase IV subunit A, with protein MKDEEDDNIIPNDDENNSEENQLDENQEGNDDEIIDVDAKHFEGQHFYENQEEEGEDVITKVTGMYKDWFLDYASYVILERAVPAIEDGFKPVQRRIMHSLKELDDGRYNKVANVVGHTMQYHPHGDASIGDAMVQIGQKDLLIDCQGNWGNILTGDGAAASRYIEARLSKFALEVLYSPKITDWGVSYDGRRAEPNNLPVKFPLLLAQGAEGIAVGLSTKVLPHNFNELIDASIKILKGKAFTLYPDFMTQGIADVSNYNDGLRGGRVRVRAKIAQLDKNTLVITQIPFSTNTTTLIDSILKANDKGKIKIKKIEDNTAADVEILIHLFPGVSPDKTIDALFAFTACETSVAPLGCVIEDNKPLFIGVSEMLKISTHRTVDLLRQELEIQLEELKNKWHFSTLEKIFIREEMYIDFKLYSDRESLYKYLYDRFEPFKKSFVREINDDDLQRLTQIPMIRITRFDSDKADDFIAKLEDEMKEVEYNLANLTDFAIAYFTKLKEKYGKGRERQTELRVFDNVEATKVVLRNTKLYVNREEGFVGTSLKKDEYVGDCSDIDDVIVFLRDGTLMITKVDAKTFIGKDIIHVAVFDKSDKRTIYNMMYRDGKSGPSYIKRFNVSGVTRDKAYDLTNGTNGSQVVYFSHNPNGEAEVVTILLRQVGTIKKLKFDIDFAKLAIKGRASKGNLVTKYPIKKIELKEKGISTLLPRKVWFDDTVKRLNVDARGELLGEFKPSDKILVISQAGKLKVIIPELSTHFEEDMIVLEKWKPKKPISAIYYDGEKERYFLKRFLVESEGKEESFITDHPNSQLEIVSTDYRPLAQLVFAKVKGVQKEDLHIDVEDFIAVKGFKALGNQLTADKLKQVNLLEPLPFEEPVEEVPEKPELPEDDSVETELDDDGQIGLVLE; from the coding sequence ATGAAAGACGAAGAAGACGATAACATAATTCCAAACGACGACGAGAATAATTCAGAAGAAAACCAGCTTGATGAAAATCAAGAAGGGAATGATGATGAAATTATCGATGTAGATGCTAAACATTTTGAGGGGCAGCATTTTTACGAAAATCAAGAAGAAGAAGGAGAAGACGTTATTACGAAAGTAACGGGCATGTACAAAGACTGGTTTTTGGATTATGCTTCGTACGTAATTCTGGAACGTGCAGTTCCGGCTATCGAAGATGGTTTTAAACCGGTCCAGCGTCGTATCATGCACTCTTTGAAAGAGTTGGACGATGGTCGTTATAATAAAGTTGCCAATGTTGTAGGTCACACCATGCAGTATCACCCACACGGAGATGCGAGTATTGGTGATGCTATGGTACAAATTGGTCAAAAAGATTTATTGATTGATTGCCAGGGAAACTGGGGAAATATATTAACAGGCGATGGAGCTGCGGCTTCTCGTTACATTGAGGCACGTTTATCTAAATTTGCTTTGGAGGTTTTATATTCTCCAAAAATTACCGATTGGGGAGTTTCTTACGATGGTCGTCGTGCAGAACCAAACAATCTTCCGGTAAAGTTTCCATTGCTTTTGGCACAAGGAGCAGAGGGAATTGCGGTTGGACTTTCGACTAAAGTTTTACCCCACAACTTTAATGAGCTGATTGATGCTTCGATTAAGATTCTAAAAGGAAAAGCCTTTACATTATATCCTGATTTCATGACACAAGGTATTGCCGATGTGTCCAATTATAATGACGGACTTCGTGGTGGACGTGTTCGTGTACGTGCTAAAATTGCACAACTTGACAAGAATACTTTGGTGATTACGCAAATTCCGTTTTCGACTAATACCACGACTTTGATTGATAGTATTTTGAAAGCCAATGATAAAGGTAAAATCAAAATCAAGAAAATCGAAGACAATACAGCTGCCGATGTTGAGATTTTAATTCACCTTTTCCCTGGCGTTTCTCCAGACAAAACAATTGATGCTTTGTTTGCATTTACAGCTTGTGAAACTTCTGTAGCACCTTTAGGTTGTGTGATTGAAGATAATAAGCCATTGTTTATTGGAGTTTCTGAAATGTTGAAAATTTCAACACACAGAACTGTTGATTTACTGCGTCAGGAATTAGAAATTCAGTTAGAAGAATTAAAAAATAAATGGCATTTTTCTACTTTAGAGAAAATCTTCATTCGTGAAGAAATGTACATTGATTTCAAATTATATTCAGATAGAGAATCACTTTATAAATATTTATACGATAGATTCGAGCCTTTCAAAAAATCATTTGTTAGAGAAATCAACGATGATGATTTACAAAGATTGACTCAAATCCCAATGATTCGTATCACTCGTTTTGACTCTGATAAAGCTGATGATTTTATCGCGAAGTTAGAAGATGAAATGAAAGAGGTAGAATACAATTTAGCAAATCTAACTGATTTTGCAATTGCTTACTTTACCAAATTAAAAGAGAAATACGGAAAAGGCCGCGAACGTCAAACTGAACTTCGTGTTTTTGATAACGTTGAGGCTACAAAAGTAGTTTTACGTAACACAAAATTATACGTAAACCGTGAAGAAGGTTTTGTTGGAACCAGTTTAAAGAAAGACGAATACGTAGGCGATTGTTCTGATATTGATGATGTTATTGTGTTTTTACGAGACGGAACATTGATGATAACAAAAGTGGATGCCAAAACTTTTATCGGAAAAGATATTATTCATGTTGCTGTTTTTGATAAGAGTGATAAACGTACGATTTATAACATGATGTATCGTGATGGTAAATCTGGTCCTTCGTATATAAAACGTTTCAATGTTTCGGGTGTTACCAGAGATAAAGCGTATGATTTAACAAATGGTACGAATGGTTCTCAGGTGGTTTATTTTTCACATAATCCAAATGGAGAAGCTGAAGTTGTAACGATATTATTACGTCAGGTAGGAACGATCAAAAAACTGAAATTCGATATTGATTTTGCTAAACTAGCCATTAAAGGACGTGCTTCAAAAGGAAATTTGGTAACGAAATATCCGATCAAGAAAATCGAATTAAAAGAAAAAGGAATTTCGACTTTATTGCCAAGAAAAGTTTGGTTTGATGATACTGTTAAACGTTTAAATGTTGATGCAAGAGGTGAATTATTAGGTGAATTTAAACCAAGTGATAAAATCTTAGTAATTAGTCAGGCAGGTAAATTAAAAGTTATCATTCCGGAATTGTCGACACATTTTGAAGAAGATATGATTGTTTTGGAGAAATGGAAGCCTAAAAAACCAATTTCTGCGATTTATTATGACGGAGAAAAAGAACGTTATTTCCTGAAACGTTTCCTTGTGGAAAGTGAAGGAAAAGAAGAAAGCTTTATTACAGATCATCCAAATTCGCAATTAGAAATCGTATCAACAGATTATCGTCCGTTGGCACAATTGGTTTTTGCCAAAGTAAAAGGAGTTCAAAAAGAAGATTTGCATATAGATGTTGAAGATTTTATTGCCGTAAAAGGATTTAAAGCATTAGGAAATCAATTGACAGCAGATAAATTAAAACAAGTTAATTTATTAGAACCATTGCCATTTGAAGAGCCTGTTGAGGAAGTTCCGGAAAAACCAGAATTACCAGAAGATGATTCGGTTGAAACAGAATTAGACGACGACGGCCAGATTGGTTTAGTTTTAGAATAA
- a CDS encoding 3'-5' exonuclease has translation MSLFSFWKKEEDLFDENITIEETRFVVLDTETTGFDYDNDRILCIGALVLQNGIISIQNSFEIYLEQDHYDKSTAQIHGILKAFVIQRPSELEALQQFLAFLGNAVIIAHHTLFDVTMINKALERNGLPELTNQRLDTAILYKKTLIKSHLFERKDHYTLDDLADKFDISKKDRHTALGDAYITAIAFLKIVSKLKEKKGINLNALFK, from the coding sequence ATGAGTTTATTTAGTTTTTGGAAAAAAGAGGAAGATCTATTCGATGAAAATATTACAATTGAAGAAACCCGTTTTGTAGTTTTAGATACTGAAACTACAGGTTTCGACTATGATAATGACCGAATTTTATGTATTGGCGCGTTAGTACTTCAAAACGGGATAATATCAATTCAGAATAGTTTTGAGATTTATCTTGAACAAGATCATTACGATAAATCTACGGCTCAGATTCACGGTATTTTAAAGGCATTTGTAATTCAGCGTCCTTCGGAGTTAGAAGCTTTACAGCAATTCTTAGCTTTTTTGGGAAATGCTGTAATCATTGCGCATCATACCCTTTTTGATGTTACGATGATCAATAAAGCTCTCGAGAGAAACGGTTTACCTGAATTAACCAATCAACGTTTAGACACCGCTATTTTATACAAAAAGACCTTAATTAAATCTCATTTGTTTGAGCGAAAAGATCATTATACTTTAGACGATCTTGCCGATAAATTTGATATTTCAAAAAAAGACCGCCATACGGCTTTGGGTGACGCTTATATCACGGCAATTGCTTTTCTAAAGATCGTAAGTAAATTGAAGGAGAAAAAAGGGATTAATTTAAATGCTTTGTTCAAATAA